A single genomic interval of Croceibacter atlanticus HTCC2559 harbors:
- a CDS encoding membrane protein — protein sequence MIKILALILTIAGAIGLVIGVLGAFGSMNVGLSPWALLIIGIVFFFAGVGMLKTRKDTDQIDADN from the coding sequence ATGATTAAGATTTTAGCTTTAATACTTACCATAGCTGGTGCCATAGGTTTAGTAATTGGCGTTTTAGGAGCTTTTGGAAGTATGAATGTAGGTTTAAGTCCTTGGGCATTATTAATAATTGGTATCGTATTTTTCTTTGCAGGCGTAGGTATGCTTAAAACGAGAAAAGACACAGATCAAATAGATGCTGACAACTAA
- the menA gene encoding 1,4-dihydroxy-2-naphthoate octaprenyltransferase, with protein MSTSLFTSWVMAARLRTLPLSLSGIIVGASIGVKATQSSSSLLLSSIFWLAIATTLGLQVLSNFANDYGDGVKGTDNEERIGPKRAIQSGLISHKAMKNGIILTSLVTLVLALLLIYTAFGKDNFILSVVFFALGIAAIVAAIKYTVGNSAYGYKGLGDVFVFIFFGLVSVVGCYFLYTKALNFTVFLPAITIGCLSTAVLNLNNLRDINSDKNSGKHTLVVKMGWHKAKVYHQCLGILALLSFLVYTCLTYNTLWSLLPLVSFIILAIHFNKVRQTEEPMFLDPELKKVALSTFLFAILFAVKLLVFNA; from the coding sequence ATGTCTACATCTTTATTTACGTCTTGGGTTATGGCAGCAAGACTTAGAACATTGCCATTATCATTATCTGGTATAATAGTAGGAGCTTCAATAGGTGTTAAAGCAACTCAATCTTCTTCTAGCTTATTATTATCTTCAATATTTTGGCTTGCTATAGCAACCACTTTAGGTTTACAGGTGCTATCTAATTTTGCCAATGATTATGGTGATGGTGTAAAAGGTACAGACAATGAAGAGCGTATTGGTCCTAAACGCGCAATACAAAGTGGCTTAATATCTCATAAGGCCATGAAAAATGGAATTATTCTTACATCTTTAGTTACACTCGTACTGGCACTGCTACTTATTTACACAGCTTTTGGAAAGGATAATTTTATATTATCTGTAGTGTTTTTTGCATTAGGCATTGCAGCAATTGTTGCAGCTATTAAATATACAGTAGGAAACTCTGCCTATGGTTATAAAGGATTAGGAGATGTTTTTGTGTTTATATTTTTTGGACTGGTGAGTGTTGTAGGTTGTTATTTTCTTTACACTAAGGCTTTAAATTTTACAGTTTTCCTACCTGCAATAACTATAGGCTGTTTAAGTACAGCAGTTTTAAATTTAAATAACTTGAGAGATATTAATAGTGACAAAAACTCTGGTAAACACACGCTCGTTGTAAAAATGGGATGGCATAAAGCTAAAGTGTATCATCAATGTTTAGGGATTTTAGCATTGCTATCTTTTTTAGTATATACCTGCTTAACCTATAATACATTATGGAGTTTACTGCCATTAGTTTCCTTTATTATATTGGCTATTCACTTTAATAAAGTTAGACAAACAGAAGAACCTATGTTCTTAGATCCAGAACTTAAAAAAGTAGCACTAAGTACGTTTTTGTTTGCAATACTATTTGCAGTGAAGCTTTTAGTTTTTAATGCATAG
- a CDS encoding sensor histidine kinase produces the protein MSETKKDTLLKQHENVEKLLGMWYDKRQGDTSVFTYLTPQEWETVLEHHYYQTAIDANLKDKIGFPLASTYHSLTKFSKALPILEILKTKKDNFSFENYSYILIMLEEIYRANVDLAKAIEIREERIRLGYIKTFYDLYADVGLYDIAVQDFKDLAYKPENGSFSKMTYYKKLGELFFKAYKIDSARANFKKGLKALEPILNSKDYEEKSWYIEYTKQFYYNQLKGNIIACNIEQDNFNNAIPILKEDIEESYTINDVDNRIHKWLLMAKVYLHEQDLNEANKVLDSVFERKRQKSIYNADLTYLKLRGDYYKQLSKVDSSAFYYRNFIDLRDSLDIISKKNQSIVLLSSLENSTQRTIIKKQRLELLNQAAKRDLKQLQTVLMIFVLVTLIILIIVFYKNYSFKVKARSKIKTQNEELIIKNEENELLLKEVHHRVKNNLQTISSLLGLQSNTVEDEATKKAFLEGQNRVHSMALIHKRLYESDQFGEITFKDYVEQLCSNLISSFGKTDVTNYIISSIDKLDVEKAVPIGLIVNEILTNTFKYGQSKDGSVKFNITLTSNETHYTLSFQDFGKGFNIKDVQKSNSLGHRLIELLSRQLDGELKVKSSSKGTSYKLIFPKEIQ, from the coding sequence TTGTCAGAGACTAAAAAAGACACTCTTTTAAAACAACATGAAAATGTAGAGAAACTTCTAGGCATGTGGTATGATAAGCGCCAAGGAGACACTTCTGTTTTTACCTATTTAACACCACAAGAATGGGAGACTGTATTAGAACATCATTATTACCAAACTGCTATAGATGCTAATCTAAAAGACAAAATAGGTTTTCCTTTAGCATCAACTTATCATAGTCTAACAAAGTTTAGTAAGGCATTACCCATTCTTGAAATTTTAAAAACTAAGAAAGATAATTTTAGTTTTGAGAACTACAGTTATATTTTAATAATGCTTGAGGAGATATATAGAGCTAATGTAGATCTTGCGAAAGCCATAGAAATTAGGGAAGAGAGAATTAGGTTAGGGTACATTAAAACGTTTTATGATTTATATGCAGATGTTGGTCTTTATGATATAGCTGTTCAGGATTTTAAAGATTTAGCCTATAAGCCAGAAAATGGTTCGTTTTCTAAAATGACTTACTATAAGAAATTAGGTGAGCTGTTTTTTAAAGCTTATAAAATTGATAGTGCTAGAGCAAATTTTAAAAAAGGGCTTAAAGCTCTTGAGCCAATTTTAAACTCTAAAGACTACGAAGAAAAATCATGGTATATAGAATATACCAAACAGTTTTATTACAACCAGTTAAAAGGTAACATTATTGCTTGCAATATTGAGCAAGATAATTTTAATAATGCTATCCCTATACTTAAAGAAGATATTGAAGAAAGCTATACTATTAATGATGTAGATAATAGAATTCACAAGTGGTTGTTGATGGCTAAAGTTTATTTGCACGAACAAGATCTTAATGAAGCTAATAAGGTATTAGACAGTGTTTTTGAACGAAAGAGACAAAAGTCGATCTATAATGCAGACCTTACATATCTTAAACTAAGAGGAGATTATTATAAACAACTTAGTAAAGTAGATTCTTCGGCATTTTACTATAGAAATTTTATTGATTTACGAGATTCCTTAGATATCATAAGCAAGAAAAATCAATCTATAGTGTTATTATCTTCATTAGAAAATAGCACCCAACGCACAATAATTAAGAAACAACGATTAGAGTTATTAAACCAAGCTGCTAAACGAGATTTAAAACAACTTCAAACAGTTTTAATGATTTTTGTATTGGTTACTTTAATTATACTTATAATAGTTTTTTATAAAAATTACAGTTTCAAAGTAAAAGCACGATCAAAGATTAAGACTCAAAATGAAGAGCTAATCATTAAAAACGAAGAAAATGAACTGTTACTAAAAGAGGTTCACCATCGTGTAAAAAACAACTTGCAAACAATTTCTAGTCTTTTAGGATTGCAAAGTAATACGGTGGAAGATGAAGCTACCAAAAAAGCCTTTCTGGAAGGGCAAAATAGAGTACACTCTATGGCACTTATTCATAAACGATTATATGAATCTGATCAATTTGGTGAAATAACCTTTAAGGATTATGTAGAGCAACTATGTAGTAACCTTATTTCATCTTTCGGAAAAACAGATGTTACTAATTATATTATTTCATCAATAGATAAGTTAGATGTAGAAAAAGCGGTTCCTATAGGTCTTATTGTAAATGAGATATTAACCAATACCTTTAAATACGGTCAATCTAAAGACGGATCTGTAAAGTTTAATATCACATTAACCTCAAATGAAACTCATTACACATTAAGCTTTCAAGACTTTGGTAAAGGGTTTAATATTAAAGATGTCCAGAAATCAAACTCTTTAGGACACCGTTTAATTGAGTTACTCTCAAGACAGCTTGATGGTGAGCTTAAAGTAAAATCTAGTTCAAAAGGAACTTCTTACAAACTTATATTCCCTAAGGAAATTCAATAA
- a CDS encoding o-succinylbenzoate synthase, translating into MTAQYYKHTLQFKQASGTSRGILKTKDSWFIKITNGDVIGIGECGLLKGLSVDDRKDYEYTLNWVCSNIHLGLPKLYKKLEEFPSIQFGLEMAFKSLESEHPYELFPSDFTKGNDSIPINGLVWMGEKSFMKSQIETKIKEGFKCIKLKIGAIDFQSEIELLKYIRSQFSEKDIEIRVDANGAFSTKDALEKLKTLSEFKLHSIEQPIQQGQWQEMAKLCEKTPLDIALDEELIGVFKSENKSKLLNTIKPQYIILKPSLIGGFKGSKSWISLARSLKVGWWLTSALESNVGLNAISQFTYNLDTSMYQGLGTGSLYTNNFESPLYIKKGHICYDPNLNWNVSFKD; encoded by the coding sequence ATGACAGCGCAATATTATAAACATACCTTACAATTTAAACAAGCTAGCGGAACCTCAAGAGGTATCCTAAAAACAAAGGATTCATGGTTTATAAAAATCACAAATGGCGATGTTATAGGAATTGGAGAATGTGGATTATTAAAAGGTTTAAGTGTAGATGACAGAAAGGATTATGAGTATACATTAAACTGGGTGTGCAGCAATATTCATTTAGGTTTGCCTAAACTATATAAAAAATTGGAAGAGTTTCCCTCTATACAATTTGGGTTAGAAATGGCATTTAAGTCTTTAGAATCAGAACATCCATATGAGCTTTTTCCATCTGATTTTACAAAAGGAAACGATAGTATTCCTATAAACGGATTGGTCTGGATGGGAGAAAAAAGCTTTATGAAATCTCAGATAGAAACTAAGATTAAAGAAGGTTTTAAGTGTATTAAATTAAAAATAGGTGCAATCGATTTTCAATCTGAAATAGAGTTATTGAAATATATACGATCTCAATTTTCTGAAAAAGATATAGAAATAAGGGTAGATGCCAATGGTGCATTTTCTACTAAAGATGCTTTAGAAAAGCTAAAGACTCTTAGTGAGTTTAAATTACATAGCATAGAGCAACCTATACAACAAGGCCAGTGGCAAGAGATGGCTAAACTTTGTGAAAAAACGCCGTTAGATATAGCATTAGATGAAGAGTTAATAGGTGTTTTTAAATCTGAGAATAAATCTAAGTTACTTAATACAATAAAACCACAATATATTATTCTTAAGCCTAGCTTAATAGGTGGTTTTAAAGGTTCAAAGTCTTGGATTTCATTAGCCAGGTCTCTTAAAGTTGGATGGTGGTTAACAAGTGCTCTAGAAAGTAATGTTGGTTTAAATGCAATTTCTCAATTCACCTATAATCTAGATACCTCTATGTATCAAGGATTAGGTACAGGTAGCTTGTACACCAATAATTTTGAATCTCCTTTATACATAAAAAAGGGCCATATATGTTATGACCCTAATTTAAATTGGAATGTGTCTTTTAAGGATTAA
- a CDS encoding NADP-dependent oxidoreductase encodes MNSTILLNNRPEGRPQESDFKFVESEKPSAKDGEILLETKYVSVDPYLRGRMRDQKSYIEPFELNEPITSHIIAEVIETKNDNFKEGDLVTGMLAWKKYQTTSGEQLNKIDTDLAPATAYLGILGMTGLTAYFGLTKIGEPKDGETLVVSGAAGAVGTVVGQIGKIKGCKVIGTAGTDDKVELLKDKFGYDEAINYKTTDNMKEAIASAAPNGVDVYFDNVGGDITDAVLANIARNARVINCGAISVYNDTETPTGPRVEPILIKNSVSMQGFTIGNYQSQFKEGMQQLGKWLKEDKLTYSETIVEGFDNIPQAFIDLFDGKNQGKMIVKV; translated from the coding sequence ATCTGACTTTAAATTTGTAGAAAGCGAGAAACCTTCTGCAAAAGATGGTGAGATTTTATTAGAAACAAAGTACGTTTCTGTAGATCCTTATTTACGCGGAAGAATGAGAGATCAAAAATCATATATAGAACCGTTTGAACTTAATGAGCCTATAACCTCACACATTATTGCTGAAGTTATAGAAACTAAAAACGATAATTTTAAGGAAGGTGATTTAGTAACTGGAATGTTAGCTTGGAAAAAATACCAAACTACTTCTGGAGAACAACTAAATAAAATTGATACAGATTTAGCGCCAGCAACGGCTTATTTAGGAATTTTAGGTATGACAGGTCTTACAGCCTATTTTGGTTTAACTAAAATTGGTGAGCCAAAAGATGGCGAAACCTTAGTTGTGTCTGGCGCAGCTGGTGCAGTTGGTACAGTTGTAGGACAGATAGGAAAAATTAAAGGTTGCAAAGTAATTGGTACAGCTGGTACAGATGATAAAGTTGAGCTTTTAAAAGACAAGTTTGGTTATGATGAAGCTATTAATTATAAAACCACAGACAATATGAAAGAGGCCATAGCTTCTGCAGCTCCTAATGGCGTTGATGTTTATTTTGATAACGTTGGCGGAGATATTACAGATGCTGTTTTAGCTAACATTGCTAGAAACGCAAGAGTGATAAATTGTGGTGCTATTTCAGTTTATAATGATACCGAAACACCTACAGGACCAAGAGTTGAACCTATCTTAATAAAAAATAGTGTGTCTATGCAAGGATTTACAATTGGTAATTACCAGTCTCAATTTAAGGAAGGTATGCAACAATTAGGAAAATGGTTAAAAGAAGATAAATTAACCTATTCTGAAACTATAGTTGAAGGTTTTGATAATATTCCACAAGCTTTTATTGACTTATTTGACGGGAAAAATCAAGGTAAGATGATTGTTAAGGTTTAA
- a CDS encoding OmpA/MotB family protein has protein sequence MKKVMVLSALSIGILATSCVSKKKYVQLQNEYDNTRSTLTKTQVEKEELQAKYNSIQDRVEAYNTKINSLKDESDAKFETVGDVAVISENQKKQMRKTLQNVDPQKLANAKTLQDSINLAVGYSLTKSMRENFDGNDEDIDVNIDETVVMISVSDKLLFNSGSYRVSNKANSLLERLAAVINSEPAIEVMIEGHTDDRTVKQGSYIKDNWDLSTERATAIIRKLADDYNVAPEKMIAAGRSSYKPLVANDSNENRAANRRTRILILPNLDKFFALMSKEG, from the coding sequence ATGAAAAAAGTTATGGTGCTTTCAGCACTTTCTATAGGAATCTTAGCAACATCATGTGTATCTAAGAAAAAGTATGTTCAATTACAAAACGAATATGACAATACAAGATCTACTTTAACTAAAACTCAAGTTGAAAAAGAGGAATTACAAGCAAAATACAATTCTATTCAGGATCGTGTTGAAGCTTACAACACTAAAATTAATTCTCTTAAAGACGAGAGTGATGCTAAATTTGAAACAGTTGGTGATGTCGCTGTAATTTCTGAAAATCAGAAAAAGCAAATGAGAAAGACATTGCAAAACGTTGATCCTCAAAAACTAGCAAATGCAAAAACCTTACAAGACTCAATTAACTTAGCTGTAGGTTATAGCTTAACCAAGTCTATGAGAGAGAATTTTGATGGTAACGACGAAGATATTGATGTTAATATCGACGAGACTGTGGTAATGATCTCTGTGTCAGACAAATTATTATTTAATAGTGGTAGTTATAGAGTTAGTAATAAAGCTAATAGCTTGTTAGAGCGTTTAGCTGCTGTTATAAACTCAGAACCAGCTATTGAGGTAATGATTGAAGGTCATACAGATGATCGTACAGTAAAACAAGGAAGTTATATTAAAGACAACTGGGATTTAAGTACAGAACGTGCTACAGCTATTATTAGAAAACTGGCAGACGACTATAATGTTGCTCCAGAAAAAATGATTGCTGCTGGTCGTAGTTCTTATAAACCTTTAGTGGCTAATGACTCTAATGAAAACAGAGCTGCTAACAGACGTACAAGAATTTTAATTCTTCCAAATCTTGATAAGTTCTTTGCACTAATGAGTAAAGAAGGATAA
- a CDS encoding cryptochrome/photolyase family protein, producing the protein MSKKVSIFWFRRDLRLDDNVGFLEALKGDYPVLPLFIFDKDILDKLPENDARVTFIFETLQEMRKELQDDYDSSLAMFHDTPEKVFKSLVKDYQIQEVFTNRDYEPYAKERDTSIKELLSKNNISFNTYKDQVIFEKDEVVKKDGDPYLVYTPYKNTWKENFKDHTLKIHYTSQHLDNTVKNTRLPNVSLSEMGFKKSSISFPEYDTSPTLIENYNDTRNFPAKDGTSNLSPHLRFGTVGIRKIYKKAIDAKDETFWNELIWREFFMQILYHFPETVNNAFKKKYDRIEWRNNEDEFEKWKTGTTGYPLVDAGMRQLNETGLMHNRVRMVVGSFLCKHLLIDWRWGEAYFAEKLLDYEMSSNVGNWQWVAGSGVDAAPYFRIFNPTTQIDKFDKNKTYINHWVKEYNTNKYPEKMVDHKEARERCLNAYKSALN; encoded by the coding sequence ATGTCAAAAAAAGTTTCAATATTCTGGTTTAGAAGAGATTTACGCTTAGATGATAATGTAGGGTTTTTAGAAGCTTTAAAAGGCGATTATCCTGTTTTACCCTTATTTATTTTCGATAAAGATATATTAGATAAACTTCCTGAAAATGATGCTCGCGTCACGTTTATTTTTGAAACCCTACAAGAAATGCGTAAAGAGCTACAGGATGACTATGATAGTAGTTTAGCAATGTTTCACGATACACCTGAAAAAGTATTTAAATCTTTAGTGAAAGATTATCAGATTCAAGAGGTGTTTACCAACAGAGATTACGAGCCATATGCAAAAGAGAGAGACACAAGTATTAAGGAATTACTAAGCAAGAATAATATTTCATTTAATACATATAAAGATCAAGTAATATTTGAAAAAGACGAAGTAGTTAAAAAGGATGGCGATCCTTACTTAGTGTATACGCCTTACAAGAATACGTGGAAAGAGAATTTTAAAGACCACACTTTAAAGATTCATTATACATCTCAACATTTAGATAATACCGTAAAAAACACAAGACTTCCAAATGTGTCTTTATCTGAAATGGGGTTTAAAAAATCCTCAATTTCATTTCCTGAGTACGATACTTCTCCAACATTAATTGAAAACTACAACGATACTAGAAACTTTCCAGCCAAGGATGGTACATCTAATCTAAGTCCGCATTTAAGGTTTGGTACAGTTGGTATCAGAAAAATATACAAGAAAGCTATAGATGCTAAAGACGAGACATTCTGGAACGAATTAATTTGGAGAGAATTCTTCATGCAGATACTTTATCATTTTCCGGAAACTGTAAATAATGCTTTTAAAAAGAAGTACGACCGTATAGAGTGGCGTAATAATGAAGACGAATTTGAAAAATGGAAAACTGGTACTACTGGTTATCCTTTAGTAGATGCAGGTATGCGCCAGTTAAATGAAACTGGCTTAATGCATAACCGTGTTCGTATGGTAGTAGGAAGCTTTTTGTGTAAACACTTATTAATAGATTGGCGTTGGGGCGAAGCATATTTTGCAGAAAAACTGTTAGATTATGAAATGTCCAGCAATGTTGGTAATTGGCAATGGGTTGCAGGCTCTGGTGTAGATGCTGCTCCGTACTTTAGAATTTTTAACCCAACAACTCAAATAGATAAGTTTGATAAAAATAAAACATACATTAACCATTGGGTTAAAGAGTACAACACAAATAAGTATCCAGAAAAGATGGTAGACCATAAAGAAGCTAGAGAGCGTTGTTTAAATGCTTATAAATCTGCTTTAAATTAA
- the holA gene encoding DNA polymerase III subunit delta, protein MALQDLQTILTDIKNRKFKPFYFLYGEEAFFIDQISDYIEDNVLTEEERGFNQMTLYGRDVSVEDIVSNAKRYPMMAERQVIIVKEAQDLSRTIEKLVSYAENPQPTTLLVVCYKYKKLDKRKKLYKALNKEGVLFEGKKLYDNQISPWIIRTLKSQGYGITQKASHMLAEFLGSDLGKVSNELNKLKLILPKGIEITPEHIEENIGISKDFNNFELQNAIGEKNKLKAHRIINYFSQNPKDNPIVLTSALLFSFFSKLLQVHSLSNINDKSVATALGISPYFSKDYITAARNYSMRDASQAISLLRVMDLKSKGVDSNAIPSGDLLKEFLVKIMD, encoded by the coding sequence TTGGCATTACAAGATTTACAAACAATACTAACTGATATAAAGAATAGAAAGTTTAAGCCTTTCTATTTTCTATATGGCGAAGAGGCTTTTTTTATAGATCAGATTTCAGATTATATAGAAGATAATGTTTTAACTGAAGAAGAACGAGGTTTTAACCAAATGACGCTATATGGCCGTGATGTTTCTGTAGAGGATATTGTAAGCAATGCCAAGCGTTACCCGATGATGGCCGAGAGACAGGTAATTATTGTAAAAGAAGCTCAAGATTTATCTAGAACTATTGAAAAGTTGGTAAGCTATGCGGAAAATCCGCAGCCTACAACATTACTTGTTGTTTGTTACAAGTATAAAAAACTTGATAAACGAAAAAAACTATACAAAGCGCTTAATAAAGAAGGCGTATTGTTTGAAGGTAAAAAACTATATGACAACCAAATTAGTCCTTGGATTATACGTACATTAAAATCTCAAGGTTATGGTATAACTCAAAAGGCGTCTCATATGCTGGCAGAGTTCTTAGGATCAGATTTAGGTAAAGTAAGTAATGAGTTAAATAAATTGAAACTTATTTTACCAAAGGGTATAGAAATTACACCAGAACATATTGAAGAAAATATTGGGATAAGTAAAGACTTCAATAATTTTGAATTACAAAATGCAATAGGAGAGAAGAATAAATTAAAAGCACACCGCATAATTAATTACTTTTCGCAAAACCCTAAAGACAATCCTATTGTACTCACTAGTGCATTGTTATTCAGTTTTTTTAGCAAACTTTTACAAGTTCACAGCTTATCTAATATAAACGACAAATCTGTGGCAACAGCTTTAGGAATAAGTCCTTACTTTTCTAAAGATTATATTACTGCGGCTAGAAATTATTCAATGAGAGATGCTAGTCAGGCTATATCTTTACTAAGAGTTATGGATTTAAAAAGTAAGGGCGTAGACTCTAATGCAATACCAAGCGGAGATCTCTTGAAAGAATTTTTAGTAAAAATAATGGATTAA
- a CDS encoding type I restriction enzyme HsdR N-terminal domain-containing protein, producing MMPLNFPRYAFRFKSTEKKVHIFDEIRKRFFVLTPEEWVRQHCVQFLIEDLNIPKSYINVEKEVKVNSMSKRYDIISFNKDAGIHLIVECKAPHIKINQETFDQIARYNLTLNAKYLMVTNGLQHYYCQMNVDTESYTFLKELPMYNLD from the coding sequence ATGATGCCACTTAACTTTCCACGCTACGCGTTCCGATTCAAAAGTACCGAAAAAAAGGTGCATATCTTCGATGAGATTCGCAAAAGATTCTTTGTTCTTACACCAGAAGAATGGGTAAGACAACATTGTGTGCAATTTTTAATTGAGGATCTTAACATTCCAAAATCTTATATTAATGTTGAAAAAGAAGTGAAGGTTAATAGTATGTCTAAACGATACGATATTATCTCTTTTAATAAAGATGCCGGTATTCATTTAATTGTGGAGTGCAAAGCACCACATATTAAAATTAACCAAGAAACTTTCGATCAAATTGCAAGATACAATCTCACTTTAAATGCTAAGTATCTTATGGTTACTAATGGGTTACAACACTATTACTGCCAAATGAATGTGGATACCGAATCCTACACCTTTTTAAAAGAGCTTCCAATGTATAATTTGGACTAA
- a CDS encoding aldo/keto reductase codes for MTTLKFRDGDSIPSIGLGTWKSDPEDVKKAVKIALENGYKHIDCAAAYDNEDAVGEAFKESFESGNVKREDIFVTSKLWNNAHKKEDVIPALKKTLKDLNLDYLDLYLMHWPVAFKPSVNGFPEKDEDYLSLEEAPLHETLNAMIEAKKQGLIKHVGVSNFSKEKLESLKGKVEEMPEMNQVELHPYLPQNDLYSYCSKEGILLTGYSPLGSGDRSEGMKADDEPSLFEDDTIKKVAERNNISKGQTLIAWAKQRGTAVIPKSTNEGRIKENLESDNIELSKEDLEDIANIGKNYRFIDGEFFVTKGNSYSNIYDE; via the coding sequence ATGACAACCTTAAAATTTAGAGACGGAGACAGTATACCATCAATAGGATTGGGTACTTGGAAATCTGATCCAGAAGATGTAAAAAAAGCTGTAAAAATTGCCTTAGAAAATGGTTACAAGCATATAGATTGCGCCGCAGCTTATGACAATGAAGATGCTGTAGGAGAAGCTTTTAAAGAATCTTTTGAAAGCGGAAACGTTAAGCGAGAAGATATTTTTGTTACATCTAAACTATGGAATAACGCTCATAAAAAAGAAGATGTAATTCCTGCACTAAAAAAGACGCTAAAAGATTTAAACCTCGATTATTTAGACCTTTATCTTATGCACTGGCCAGTTGCATTTAAACCAAGTGTAAATGGCTTTCCAGAAAAAGATGAAGACTATTTATCTTTAGAAGAAGCACCACTTCATGAAACATTAAATGCAATGATTGAAGCGAAGAAACAAGGTTTAATTAAACATGTTGGTGTCTCAAACTTTAGCAAAGAAAAGCTAGAAAGCTTAAAAGGTAAAGTTGAAGAAATGCCAGAAATGAATCAAGTTGAGTTACATCCTTACTTACCTCAAAACGATTTATATTCATACTGTTCTAAAGAAGGTATTTTACTTACAGGATATTCTCCATTAGGAAGTGGTGACAGATCTGAAGGAATGAAAGCAGACGATGAGCCATCATTATTTGAAGATGATACTATTAAGAAAGTTGCAGAACGAAATAATATCTCAAAAGGTCAAACTTTAATTGCTTGGGCAAAACAACGCGGTACAGCCGTTATTCCTAAATCTACAAATGAGGGTAGGATTAAGGAAAACCTCGAGAGTGATAATATTGAGCTAAGCAAAGAAGACTTAGAAGATATAGCTAATATTGGTAAAAACTACAGATTTATTGATGGCGAATTCTTTGTTACAAAAGGTAACAGTTATTCTAACATTTATGACGAGTAA
- a CDS encoding SDR family NAD(P)-dependent oxidoreductase: MKKNILLIGGSKGIGLSITELLQDDHNLFVASRTTGELDTSLVTHLEFDVQKDDITSLNLPDQIDGLVFCPGSINLKPFKMLKPSDFEEDININFMSLVKTVHALLPKLKKSEQASLVFFSTVAVKVGMPFHTSVAAAKGAIEGFAKALAAEYAPTFRVNVIAPSLTDTPLAAQLLNNDKKREKMNDRHPLKRVGTTEDIAAIAKFLLTDQSAWITGQVFGVDGGMSTLNIN; the protein is encoded by the coding sequence TTGAAAAAGAATATTTTATTAATTGGTGGCTCAAAAGGAATTGGTTTAAGTATAACTGAACTATTGCAGGACGACCACAACCTTTTTGTTGCATCTAGAACTACAGGTGAATTAGACACCTCTTTAGTTACCCATTTAGAGTTTGATGTACAAAAGGATGACATCACTTCATTAAATTTACCAGATCAAATAGATGGTTTGGTATTCTGTCCTGGCAGTATAAACCTTAAGCCATTTAAAATGCTGAAACCTTCAGATTTTGAAGAAGACATAAACATTAACTTTATGTCTTTAGTCAAAACTGTTCATGCATTGTTACCAAAGCTAAAAAAGAGTGAGCAAGCTAGTCTTGTATTTTTTAGTACTGTTGCTGTAAAAGTAGGAATGCCATTTCATACCAGTGTAGCTGCCGCAAAAGGCGCAATCGAAGGTTTTGCAAAAGCATTAGCTGCAGAGTATGCACCAACATTTAGAGTAAATGTAATAGCACCATCACTCACAGATACACCACTAGCCGCTCAACTTCTTAATAATGACAAGAAACGAGAAAAAATGAATGATAGGCATCCTCTAAAACGCGTAGGAACAACTGAAGATATAGCTGCAATAGCAAAGTTTCTTCTCACAGATCAAAGTGCTTGGATTACAGGTCAAGTTTTTGGAGTTGATGGAGGTATGAGTACTTTAAACATTAATTAA